A window from Setaria italica strain Yugu1 chromosome VIII, Setaria_italica_v2.0, whole genome shotgun sequence encodes these proteins:
- the LOC101777410 gene encoding putative disease resistance RPP13-like protein 3, with protein sequence MEIVTSVMSSLILKLAELLTDEYKLQTSLRGEIMFLKAELESMEAALEAVSEAPVNGNQVNIWASEVRELSYDIEDSIDQFMVCIDTHPSVTPQGFKGFISRSMRLLTAAKTQHHIATEIGDMKTLVKEVAERRNRYKVDSVVIPPSTAVNIDPRLHGIYEEPSKLIAICGPKEELSKLLVREGTSKQLKVISIVGVGGLGKTTLANVVYQQLKGQFECNAFVPVSLKPDMKRILSSILRQVSEQSYTNIETWDVVELINKIRQVLEDKRYLIVVDDIWDESAWNLIKDALVDNNCGSRVITTTRIAGIAATCCSFTDGIIYKLKPLSHNDSMKLFYKRIFGDQDHCHPELKEISEKILRKCYGVPLAIITIASLLANKPRNINQWNSVHSSIGNGTEKFPSMENMRQILSISYYDLPSHLKPCLLYLSIFPEDYTILRDQLIRRWIAEGIIHGTDVETLHNLGHNYFNELMNRSMIQPEHIDARGMVGACRVHDMVLDLITSLSTKENFAITSHHHQHKHLPRRIRRFSLHGSDEEHTRPEVALNLSHLRSLMVFPGATNMMPALSSFQVLRVLDLEGCRDLQNHQISNAGSLFHLRYLGLRDTNITSLPNEIGNLNYLQTLDLKQTSISYLPPTVVRLRQLMCLYIEPSVMLPDGIGNMESLQLLSSVGVSSSANFARELGRLTELRTLHISVISTWHENHKNSLVDSLCNLNKIQELHIDSTGMSTEFIVDLSWAPRYLKKFAGSVPRLPRWVNPLLSDLTTMIITLNMLRQEDIQSLGGLPFLQFLCLTVLTTDSAEERIIIRTHGANFQSLSEFHFHSFKMGLFFAQGAMPKLETLEVTLKVQERKAAYGDFDIGLENLSSIKQVIVRIRCTGSTVYEVDDADSALRRTAGLNLNHPKLEVIRYYEDEMVDAELQCNKETLKEEEKEEVVLQRRGPWGGDGGSTRDITMAPKSLKSVKVCSAVVVDSLSFSYLDRYGREHNTPLWGGVGGSIRMINLGPSEFVKEVSGTYGRFSHLPNVITSFTLVTNLCSYGPFGQPSGTPFHTRVDRTGSIVGFFGRSGKYLDAIGVYVRPFES encoded by the exons ATGGAGATTGTGACAAGTGTGATGAGTTCCCTCATCCTCAAGCTGGCTGAGCTGCTAACCGACGAATACAAGTTGCAGACAAGCCTAAGAGGTGAGATCATGTTCCTGAAAGCCGAGCTCGAGAGCATGGAAGCTGCCCTCGAGGCAGTGTCAGAGGCTCCTGTAAATGGAAACCAGGTTAATATATGGGCAAGTGAGGTAAGGGAGCTGTCCTACGACATCGAGGACAGCATTGATCAATTCATGGTGTGCATCGACACCCATCCATCAGTAACACCACAGGGATTCAAAGGGTTCATTAGTAGGAGCATGCGATTGTTGACAGCAGCCAAGACTCAGCATCACATTGCGACAGAAATTGGAGATATGAAGACCCTTGTCAAGGAGGTGGCTGAGCGCCGCAATAGGTACAAGGTTGACAGTGTTGTCATCCCACCTTCTACGGCAGTAAATATTGACCCCCGTTTGCATGGTATCTATGAAGAACCATCAAAACTCATTGCAATCTGTGGCCCAAAAGAAGAACTATCTAAGTTGCTCGTTCGAGAGGGCACATCCAAGCAACTGAAAGTGATTTCCATTGTCGGAGTTGGTGGTTTGGGTAAGACAACTCTTGCTAATGTCGTGTACCAACAGTTGAAGGGACAATTCGAATGCAATGCTTTTGTGCCAGTGTCCCTCAAGCCTGATATGAAGAGAATTCTAAGCAGCATACTCCGTCAAGTTAGCGAGCAAAGTTATACGAACATTGAAACATGGGATGTTGTGGAACTTATCAACAAGATCAGACAAGTTCTTGAGGATAAGAG GTACTTGATTGTAGTTGATGATATCTGGGATGAATCGGCTTGGAATTTGATCAAAGATGCACTCGTTGATAACAACTGTGGTAGTAGAGTGATCACGACAACTCGAATAGCTGGGATTGCTGCAACATGCTGCTCTTTTACTGATGGTATAATCTATAAGCTAAAACCTCTTTCTCATAATGACTCAATGAAGTTATTCTACAAAAGAATATTTGGCGACCAAGATCATTGCCATCCAGAACTGAAAGAAATATCAGAGAAAATTTTGAGAAAATGTTATGGAGTGCCACTAGCCATCATTACTATAGCTAGTCTTTTGGCTAATAAACCAAGGAATATAAACCAGTGGAACAGTGTGCATAGTTCCATCGGTAATGGAACTGAAAAGTTCCCTAGTATGGAGAACATGCGCCAAATATTGTCTATCAGCTACTATGATTTACCTTCCCATTTAAAACCTTGTTTGCTATATCTAAGTATTTTTCCAGAGGATTACACTATTTTGAGGGATCAATTGATACGAAGATGGATAGCTGAAGGCATTATCCATGGCACTGATGTTGAAACTTTACATAATCTTGGGCACAATTACTTCAATGAGCTTATGAACAGGAGCATGATTCAACCTGAACATATTGATGCTCGTGGCATGGTAGGAGCTTGCCGTGTGCATGATATGGTGCTTGATCTCATCACTTCATTATCGACCAAAGAAAATTTCGCCATTACATCACATCATCACCAGCACAAACATCTTCCAAGGAGGATTCGCAGATTTTCCCTCCATGGTAGTGACGAAGAACACACCAGACCCGAGGTGGCCTTGAATTTGTCCCATTTGAGATCACTTATGGTCTTCCCTGGAGCTACTAACATGATGCCTGCTCTTTCAAGCTTTCAAGTTTTGCGAGTATTGGACTTAGAAGGTTGCCGTGACCTGCAGAACCATCAGATTAGTAATGCTGGTAGTTTATTTCATTTAAGGTATCTAGGACTGAGGGATACAAATATTACCAGCCTTCCAAACGAGATAGGGAATCTAAATTATTTGCAGACCCTGGACTTAAAGCAAACAAGCATAAGTTATCTTCCACCAACAGTTGTTCGGCTGAGACAACTGATGTGCCTATATATTGAACCATCAGTGATGCTGCCAGATGGTATAGGGAACATGGAGTCTCTACAATTGCTATCATCCGTTGGTGTCAGCAGCTCTGCAAACTTTGCAAGAGAACTAGGCAGGCTAACTGAATTGAGAACACTTCACATTTCAGTCATTAGCACATGGCATGAGAACCACAAGAATTCTTTGGTTGATTCTTTATGCAACCTGAATAAAATCCAAGAACTACATATTGATTCTACAGGAATGTCCACTGAGTTCATTGTGGATTTATCATGGGCTCCTCGCTATCTCAAAAAGTTCGCAGGAAGTGTGCCTCGATTGCCAAGGTGGGTGAACCCCTTGCTATCAGATCTGACAACTATGATCATTACACTGAACATGCTACGACAGGAGGATATCCAAAGTCTTGGAGGCTTACCTTTCCTGCAATTCCTTTGCCTTACTGTATTAACAACTGATTCTGCTGAAGAAAGGATCATCATTAGAACTCATGGAGCAAACTTCCAGTCCCTATCTGAGTTTCACTTTCATAGTTTTAAAATGGGCCTCTTTTTTGCACAAGGAGCTATGCCAAAGCTTGAAACCCTTGAGGTCACGCTCAAAGTGCAGGAGAGAAAGGCTGCATATGGTGATTTTGATATCGGCTTGGAGAACCTCTCTTCGATTAAGCAGGTCATCGTTAGGATTCGTTGTACAGGTTCCACAGTTTATGaggtggatgatgctgattctGCCTTGAGGAGGACAGCTGGTTTGAATCTCAACCATCCGAAGCTTGAGGTTATAAGGTATTACGAAGATGAAATGGTAGATGCCGAACTCCAATGCAATAAGGAAACATTgaaagaggaggaaaaagagGAG GTTGTTCTTCAGAGAAGAGGGCCATGGGGCGGAGATGGAGGGAGCACTCGTGACATCACAATGGCACCCAAAAGTCTAAAAAGCGTGAAAGTTTGTAGTGCTGTGGTGGTGGATTCACTCAGTTTTTCCTACCTCGACAGATATGGGAGGGAACACAACACGCCACTTTGGGGTGGTGTTGGGGGGAGTATCCGTATG ATTAACCTTGGTCCGTCAGAGTTTGTGAAGGAGGTTTCCGGGACATACGGTCGTTTCTCTCATCTTCCTAATGTTATTACGTCATTCACCCTGGTGACCAATTTATGCAGCTACGGACCTTTCGGACAACCTAGTGGAACCCCCTTTCACACTCGAGTAGACAGAACTGGCAGCATTGTTGGCTTCTTTGGGCGCTCTGGGAAGTATCTTGATGCAATTGGTGTTTATGTTCGCCCTTTTGAATCGTAG
- the LOC101755913 gene encoding CBS domain-containing protein CBSCBSPB5, which translates to MVGGLSPPRRTLSMGSGGAMGRRAAAASDSPKPGLSRSMTIGGERTVKRLRLSRALTVPESTTVLEVCRRMAARRADAALLTDSNALLCGILTDKDIATRVIARELKIDETPVWKVMTRHPIFVLSDTLAVEALQKMVQGKFRHLPVVDNGEVVAMLDIAKCLHDAIARMERASEKGKAAIANVADGDDKFSIVEALKEQMFRPCLSAIASADSTVVMVSPGDSVLAATKKMVEAHASSAVVAVGSKAQGILTSRDILMRMIAKNLSSDSTPVEKVMTPDPECASVDMPILDALRTMQEHKFLHLPVMGRDGSIISILDVIDITHAAISIVENTGEGSDDAAASMIQRFWDSAMALSPLDDETETQSQMSEMSRSQMMSDAHHESVGGSEAAYPSLFSFKLQDRRGRMHRFSCEVQSLTPLVTCILRRLGADIDPERLPQILYEDEDGDKVVLASDDDLAAAVDHARMAGWKGLKLFLDYSGTSGRRKAVASSGGAMAVGMSSRDAWAAAYSGVAAGAALVTGIGVMAYLRRSG; encoded by the exons ATGGTCGGTGGCCTCTCACCGCCCCGGCGGACGCTGTCcatggggagcggcggcgccatgggccgccgcgcggccgccgccagcgaCAGCCCCAAGCCCGGGCTCTCCCGATCCATGACCATCGGCGGCGAGCGCACGGTGAAGCGTCTGCGGCTGTCCCGGGCGCTGACGGTGCCGGAGAGCACCACCGTGCTGGAGGTGTGCCGGCGGATGGCCGCGCGCCGGGCCGACGCCGCGCTCCTCACAGACTCCAACGCGCTGCTCTGCGGCATCCTCACGGACAAGGACATCGCGACGAGGGTGATCGCGCGGGAGCTCAAGATCGACGAGACGCCGGTGTGGAAGGTGATGACGAGGCACCCGATCTTCGTCCTCTCCGACACGCTCGCCGTCGAGGCGCTGCAGAAGATGGTCCAGGGCAAGTTCAGGCACCTCCCCGTGGTGGACAACGGCGAGGTCGTCGCCATGCTCGACATCGCCAAGTGCCTCCACGACGCCATCGCCAGGATGGAGAGGGCGTCCGAGAAGGGGAAGGCGGCCATCGCCAACGTGGCCGATGGCGACGACAAGTTCTCCATCGTTGAAGCGCTCAAGGAGCAAATGTTCAGACCGTGCTTGTCCGCGATCGCCAGTGCAGACTCAAC AGTCGTCATGGTATCGCCAGGTGATTCGGTTCTCGCAGCGACCAAGAAGATGGTCGAAGCGCATGCAAGCTCAGCTGTAGTGGCTGTGGGGAGCAAGGCTCAAGGCATCCTGAC TTCACGGGATATCTTGATGCGCATGATCGCCAAAAACCTCTCTTCGGACTCGACTCCGGTTGAGAAG GTGATGACTCCTGACCCTGAATGCGCCTCGGTTGACATGCCTATACTCGACGCCTTACGGACAATGCAAGAGCATAAATTCTTGCATCTCCCTGTGATGGGTAGAG ATGGCTCCATCATTTCCATTCTTGATGTGATCGATATAACACATGCGGCGATCTCCATC GTTGAGAACACCGGCGAAGGGAGTGATGACGCGGCGGCCTCCATGATCCAGAGGTTCTGGGACTCCGCCATGGCCTTAAGCCCTTTGGACGACGAGACAGAAACCCAGTCACAGATGAG CGAGATGTCGAGGTCCCAGATGATGTCTGATGCCCACCACGAGTCTGTGGGCGGCAGCGAGGCGGCATACCCCTCATTGTTCTCGTTTAAGCTCCAGGACAGGCGAGGCCGGATGCACCGGTTCAGCTGTG AGGTCCAGAGCTTGACGCCCCTAGTGACCTGCATCCTGCGGAGGCTTGGCGCCGACATCGACCCAGAGCGCTTGCCACAGATTCTG TACGAAGACGAGGACGGGGACAAGGTGGTGCTCGCGTCGGacgacgacctcgccgccgcggtggacCACGCGAGGATGGCCGGATGGAAG GGCCTGAAGCTGTTCCTCGACTACTCCGGCACCAGCGGCCGACGGAAAGCTGTGGCCTCCTCCGGTGGCGCCATGGCGGTGGGCATGTCGAGCCGAGACGCGTGGGCAGCAGCGTACAGCGGGGTGGCCGCTGGGGCTGCCCTTGTCACTGGGATTGGAGTGATGGCGTATCTCCGAAGATCTGGATAG